TGCGTCGACAGGGCAGCCTGGTGTGGAGCGGGTCCGGCGGGTGCTGGCTCGTCGTCGGGCACGAGGCCGCCCGGATGGTGCTGCGGGACGAGCGGTTCCGGATGCCCGGGGCCGACCAGAACTCCGAATGGGGCGACGGCGCGGGGCACGGCGAGTTCGTCCGGAGCCTGCTGCTGTCCGCGGAAGGCGCCGATCACGACCGGATGCGCCGCACCCTCGGCCCGGCCTTCTCACCCCGGGCCGTACGCGCCCGGAGGGCGGCGGTCGAGACGACGATCGGCAGGCTGCTCGCCGACATCGGTCCGGACGGCCGCTTCGACGGCGTGACGGCGATCAGCGGCCGGCTGCCCGTCTCCGTCGTCGGCGAGCTGGTCGGCGTGCCGGAGCCGGAGCGGGCCGACGTCAGCGAGCTGTGCCGGACGATCAGTCAGGGCGGCGGCCTGGCCAGCGGCCGGGCCGGCGACGACGCCGTCCGGGACGCGATCGCGGCGCTGGACGACCTGACGGTCCTGGTGCGGCGATGGCTCGCCGATCCCGTCCCGGACTCGGTGCTCGCGGCCATCCGGGCCGCTGCGGGCACCCCGCAGGCGCTCTCCGAGGTCGAGGCGGTGGCCAACGTCTTCAGCCTCTACCTCGCCGGGCACGACACCTCGCGCAACATGATCAGCGGTCTGTTGCTGCGCCTGGCCACCGTGCCGGAGCTGCTGGACGATCTGCACGAGGGACGCCGCGCCGCCGAGGCGGAGGTGGAGCGGGTCCTGCTCACCGAGTCCCCCCTGACCTTCACCGCCCGGCTGGCGATGACCGACGTCGAGGTGGCCGGCCAGCTGATCAGGCGGGGTGACCGGCTACGGGTCATGCTGGGCGCGGCCAACCACGAACTGGTCACCACCGGTCAGTCGGCTGGGCCGCTCGCCGGCGTCGCGTTCGGGGAGGGACGGCACGTCTGCCTGGGCGCGCACGTCGCCCGGCTGGAGGGGATCGCGCTGCTCACCGTCGTGGCCCGCCGATGCGCCGCGGTGCGCCTCGTCGGCGATCCACGCTGGACGGCGCACTTCCTGCACCGTGGTCTGGAGACGCTGCCGCTGGAGGCGACATGGCGTTAGGGCGGGCGCCCGCGGCGACGCGCAGGGTGCGGGTCGGGCCGGTGGTGGTCCGCCGCCGCTGCGGATCGGGCCCACAGGTCCTGCGGGACCTCTCCGGCGACCGGGTGTGGGCGGCAGCCGGGCGGGTCGCCGAGGCCGAGAAGACCTGCCGTACGCGGGGCGCGGCGGCGGCGGACGTCATCAGCGCCCTCGTGCCGCTGGCGACGCCGGCCGAGCGGCGTCGGCTGCTCCGCGCCCGGCGGGACGCCTACAACGGCCGCGTGCTGACCACCGTCGCCGGGGAACTGCTCGACGTCGGGCCGGTCGCCGCGTACGAGCGGGCGCGCTCGGAACTCGACCGACGGTGGACCGAGCTGCGGACGGCCCTGACGGAACTCGACCGTGCCACCCGGGCGACCGTCCACGACCGCCTCACCGATCCGGACTTCGCCGCTTCGGTGGAGCTCTCGGTGCCGGGTCTGCTGGCGGAGATCCGTCGGAGCGGACGGCACCGCCCGGGGTCGGCCCGTGACCGGCGGCGTCTGCTCACCGTGTTCCGGCTGCTCCAGCGCAGCGCCACCAAGCCGTCACCGTTCGCCCGGCTCGCCGAGGCCACGCTGCTCGTCCCGGGGGCCGGTCGACGGCCGCCGCACCGGCGCGTCCGGGTGGATCGACAGGCGCTCGACTGGGTGCAGCACTGGGTACGTGGCCGGGGCCTGCGGTCGGTGACGCCGGAGCAGGTGTGGGTGACGACGAATCCCACCGCCACCGTCGGCGAGCCCGCCGAGGGCCGGGTGAGCTGGCTGGTCACCGGCGGACCGGTGGACGACCTGCGCACCGCCGCCTGCCCCGACCGGCTGGCCGGCCTGCTGCGCCGGCTGCGCTCCCCGCGCCGGCTCCGCGACCTCTCTCCCGACGGCACGGTCCCGGACCAGCTCGCCGCGCTCCTGCGCTGTGGTCTGCTCGAGGTGGGGCTGCGCCCGCCGGGACACGGCCGGCAGGTCCTCGACGGCGTCCTGGCGGCGCTGCCCGCCACGACCGGCGAGGACGACGCCGACGACCTGCGCGCCGCCCTGCGCCTGCTACGCGACATCGAGGCGGATCCCTCGCCCGTGCCGGGCGCCCTGACCGCGCCCGCCCGGGCCGGGCTCGAACGACTCGCCACCGCCTGCGGGGTCAGCACGGCGGGAACCGATCGTCTGCTGGTCACCGACGATCTCGTAGGGGTCGTCGACGAACCAGCTCCGGCGCTCGACGGGGAGGTCCTGGCAGACCTCGGACGGGTCAAGCTGATCGCGCCGCTGCTCGCTCCCGAGCTGCCCTTCCAACTCGCCGGGACGTTGGCTTTCCGGGACCGCTTCGGCACCGACGCGGTCCCGCTGCTGACCGCGTACCGATGGTTCGTCGGTTCCGGACGCGCCGCGGCGGACGCGATGGTCGCCGAGTCGAGCCGTCCGTTGCTGCGGCGGACCCTGGAGTTGCGTGCCGGCCTGACCGACCTGCTCCGGGCGCTCGCGGCCGGCTCGCCGGGCGCCCACGAGGTCCGGCTGGACGGCGCGGAGCTGGACCGACTCGCCGACGCCCTGCCCGACGAGGTGCCGGAGTGGGCCTGCGCGGCCTGGCCCGTGCAGTTCGCTGGCGACCGCGTCGTGCTCAACGGCCTCGGTTGCGGGTACGGCCGGTTCGCCGCCCGGGTCGCCGCCGGTCTGGGCGGGGCGCCGGTCGGGCTGCTGCGGGAGTGGGCCGGCGCGGCGGATGTCGGCGAGCCGGACGCGCTGGCGGTGGACGTCACGGCGCGGTTCGGCGCGACCGCCAACGAGCGGCCCCGACTGCTGCCGTACAGCCTGGCTTTTCCCGGCCATGCCCTGGAGTGCGACCCGGAGGCCCGGATCGACCCGGGCGACTGCACGGTTCGGGTCGACCCGGCGCGTGGCCGGCTGTTGCTGCACAGCAGCGCGCTGCCGGGAAGACCGCTGGTCCCGGTCCCCCAGAACGCCACGCTGACGCAGTTGGCGCCACCGTTCTTCCGGTGGCTGCGCAGACTTGGCCCGGCGACGGGCAGCACGCTGGCGTTCTGGGACCAGGTCGACGGCGACGTCGCGGCGGGCTCCCGCGGTGTCCGCCACTATCCACGGCTGGTCCTCGGTCGGCTGGTGCTCGCCCGCCGGACGTGGAAGGTGCCGCCGACTGCGCTGCCCGCGGGCGCCGACGACGCCGCCAGGACGGTGGGGTGGCACCGGTGGTGCGCCGGGACCGGGGTGCCCCGACAGTTCTTCGTCCGGGCGGTCACCCTCCCCGAGCCGTGGGACGTCGTCCGGGGGCGGGCCTCCGACGAGTGGGTGGGGCAGGCTCGCTCGCGGTCCGGCAGCGCCGTCCGCAAGCCCGTGTACGTGGATCTCTCCCAGCCGAGGTGCTGGCCGGAGGGGACCGCCGGCGCGTTGACCCTCACCGAGCCGTTGCCCGACCCGGCGGCGCTGGCCCTCCGGACGCACGCGGCGGAGTACGTGATCGAAACGTCCCAACCCCCTCGGCGGAGGAGCAGGGTATGAGTGAATCGTCCATCCTCGACGCGACACCGGCCACCGCGGGCCGGAACGTGAAGCGGTACTTCGCCGGCACGCACCGCACCCGGCATCCGGCGGAGACGTGGCAGCTCGCCGAGCGGCTCTTCGCGCGCTGCGGTCTGACCCGCGTCGCGGACGTCACCGGCCTCGACGTGCTCGGCATCCCGGTGTGGGTCGCCGTCCGGCCGATGGCCCGCACGCTGAGCGTCAGCCAGGGCAAGGGCGCCACGGACGTGGCCGCGAAGGTCTCGGCGTCGATGGAGGCCATCGAGCTGTGGTACGCCGAGGAGCTTCCGGCGACGCCGCCGGGGCCGGTGGGCGTGCCCGCCTCGGCCCTGCGCCTGCCGTACGACGTCATGTCCCTGCAGCGCGCCGCCCGGAGCCTGCTGACGGCGGACACGCCGCTGGACTGGGTGCCGGCCCGGGTGGCCGGCACGGAGCGGGACACGCTGGTGCCGCGCGCCAGCGTGGCCATCTCCTCGCTCGCCGCGCCGGTCTGGTCGGTGCCGCTGCTGCGGGTCTCCAGCAACGGCCTGGCCAGCGGGAACTGCCCGGCGGAGGCGGCCCTGCACGGGTTGTTCGAGCTCATCGAGCGGGACTGTACGTTCGACCTCGGGGACCGGCCGGTGTCCACCCGGACCCACATCGCCCCCGAGACGGTGACGGACCCCGGCTGCCGCCGCCTGATCGAGCAGATCACGTCCGCCGGGGCCTGGCTGGAACTCGTCGACAACACCCGCGACCCCGCGTTCCCCTGCTTCGTCGCCTACCTCTGGTCGCCCGAGGATCCGTCGATCTACTCGGGGTCCGGCTGCCACACCGACCCCGCGACGGCCCTCTCACGTGCCGTGACCGAGGCCGCGCAGAGCAGGTTGACGGTCATCAACGGCACCCGGGACGACGTCCGGGGCGCCCTCTACCGCTCCCACCGCTGGGACGCCCGACGGCCGGTCACCCCACCCGGCGGGATCCGCTCGTGGCGCCAGACCCTGGCCGCTTTGCGGACCCGGCGTTTCGACTCCGTCGACGAGGAGTACCGGTGGTGCCTGCGGCAGGTCGGCCGGCGGACCGGCCGACCCGTGCTGGAGGTGCGGTTGTCCACGGACGACGAGCCGCTGTCGGTGATCCGGGTGATCGCTCCCGGGCTGCGCTTCGGCACCGGCGACGAATGCCCGCGGCCCGTTCGACCGGAGGAGTCCTGATCACGATGGCGACCCATGTCTTCGCCGGCCCCACCATCGGCGCCGACGACATCCGCCGGGTCGTCCCCGACGCCGTGACGCATCCGCCGGTGCGCCACGGCGACCTGCTGCGACTCCGGCCCGCAGCGGCGGACACCGTCCTCATCCTCGACGGGCTCTTCTTCCAGGCGCCCGCTGTCCGTCACAAGGAGATCCTGCACCTGGTCCGCAGGGGGGTCCGGGTCGTCGGGGCCAGCAGTATGGGCGCGCTGCGCGCCGCCGAACTGCACCCCTACGGCGTCGTCGGCGTCGGCCAGGTCTTCCAGTGGTACGCGGACGGCACGGTCACCGCCGACGACGAGGTCGCCGTCGTCCACCTCGACGACGACGGGCACGCGCAGCTTTCCGACGCCCTGGTCTCGATCCGGTACGGCCTGCGGGCGGCCACCGGCGAGGCGCTCGCCCCGGACGAGGCCAACGGCCTCCTCGCGCTGGTCCGCGACCTGCCGTTTCCCCGTCGAAGCTGGTCGGCCCTGT
The sequence above is a segment of the Micromonospora sp. WMMD882 genome. Coding sequences within it:
- a CDS encoding lantibiotic dehydratase, giving the protein MALGRAPAATRRVRVGPVVVRRRCGSGPQVLRDLSGDRVWAAAGRVAEAEKTCRTRGAAAADVISALVPLATPAERRRLLRARRDAYNGRVLTTVAGELLDVGPVAAYERARSELDRRWTELRTALTELDRATRATVHDRLTDPDFAASVELSVPGLLAEIRRSGRHRPGSARDRRRLLTVFRLLQRSATKPSPFARLAEATLLVPGAGRRPPHRRVRVDRQALDWVQHWVRGRGLRSVTPEQVWVTTNPTATVGEPAEGRVSWLVTGGPVDDLRTAACPDRLAGLLRRLRSPRRLRDLSPDGTVPDQLAALLRCGLLEVGLRPPGHGRQVLDGVLAALPATTGEDDADDLRAALRLLRDIEADPSPVPGALTAPARAGLERLATACGVSTAGTDRLLVTDDLVGVVDEPAPALDGEVLADLGRVKLIAPLLAPELPFQLAGTLAFRDRFGTDAVPLLTAYRWFVGSGRAAADAMVAESSRPLLRRTLELRAGLTDLLRALAAGSPGAHEVRLDGAELDRLADALPDEVPEWACAAWPVQFAGDRVVLNGLGCGYGRFAARVAAGLGGAPVGLLREWAGAADVGEPDALAVDVTARFGATANERPRLLPYSLAFPGHALECDPEARIDPGDCTVRVDPARGRLLLHSSALPGRPLVPVPQNATLTQLAPPFFRWLRRLGPATGSTLAFWDQVDGDVAAGSRGVRHYPRLVLGRLVLARRTWKVPPTALPAGADDAARTVGWHRWCAGTGVPRQFFVRAVTLPEPWDVVRGRASDEWVGQARSRSGSAVRKPVYVDLSQPRCWPEGTAGALTLTEPLPDPAALALRTHAAEYVIETSQPPRRRSRV
- a CDS encoding YcaO-like family protein; amino-acid sequence: MSESSILDATPATAGRNVKRYFAGTHRTRHPAETWQLAERLFARCGLTRVADVTGLDVLGIPVWVAVRPMARTLSVSQGKGATDVAAKVSASMEAIELWYAEELPATPPGPVGVPASALRLPYDVMSLQRAARSLLTADTPLDWVPARVAGTERDTLVPRASVAISSLAAPVWSVPLLRVSSNGLASGNCPAEAALHGLFELIERDCTFDLGDRPVSTRTHIAPETVTDPGCRRLIEQITSAGAWLELVDNTRDPAFPCFVAYLWSPEDPSIYSGSGCHTDPATALSRAVTEAAQSRLTVINGTRDDVRGALYRSHRWDARRPVTPPGGIRSWRQTLAALRTRRFDSVDEEYRWCLRQVGRRTGRPVLEVRLSTDDEPLSVIRVIAPGLRFGTGDECPRPVRPEES